From the genome of Cognaticolwellia beringensis, one region includes:
- the paaD gene encoding 1,2-phenylacetyl-CoA epoxidase subunit PaaD, whose amino-acid sequence MNIIPSISPALHDKIQRRNHSNYVEIWTLLDAVCDPEIPVLSIWDIGILQDIEYVEGKYKIIITPTYSGCPAVDAIKEDIAKQLEDNKILNYEIKTRLSPAWTTDCMTLEGNNKLREYGIAPPVDVPNGCALHVTPTENVLCPHCRSRNTTIISEFGSTSCKALFKCNDCYEPFDFFKCI is encoded by the coding sequence ATGAATATAATTCCGAGTATCTCGCCGGCGTTGCATGACAAAATTCAGCGACGAAATCATTCTAATTATGTCGAAATTTGGACATTACTCGATGCTGTCTGCGACCCAGAAATTCCAGTATTGTCTATTTGGGATATTGGCATATTGCAAGATATTGAATATGTTGAGGGTAAATATAAAATCATTATAACGCCTACATATTCAGGTTGCCCTGCAGTTGATGCGATAAAGGAAGATATCGCTAAACAGCTAGAAGATAACAAAATACTTAATTATGAGATTAAGACCCGGTTGTCGCCTGCTTGGACAACTGATTGCATGACACTAGAAGGCAATAACAAACTGCGTGAATATGGCATTGCACCTCCAGTAGATGTGCCCAATGGTTGTGCTCTACATGTTACGCCAACCGAGAATGTACTTTGTCCTCATTGCCGCTCTAGAAATACGACTATTATCAGTGAATTTGGTTCAACTTCGTGTAAAGCCTTATTCAAATGTAATGATTGCTACGAGCCATTTGATTTTTTCAAATGTATCTAA
- a CDS encoding 2Fe-2S iron-sulfur cluster-binding protein, which yields MSDTRFYPLTISAVTPETETAICISFNVPAELKETFAFTQGQFLTLSAIIDGKEVRRAYSICSGVDDGALKVGIKRVDGGVFSNYANDNFKPGTQVNVLPPQGSFFTQLNSDNQKRYMCLAVGSGITPILSITKSILSREPKSFVTLLYGNRQTSQMMFKEELSFLKNHYLERLQLIHIMSMEDQGTDLLAGRIDNKKGYKLQKSGLINIKNTDDVFICGPESMMSEVSHGFRQEGLSDDSIHYELFGSSADDAQEALKKAKARREKFGDDKASKISLRADGRMITFPLSTVGENILDAGMRNGIELPYSCKAGVCSTCKAKLVKGTVDMDISHGLEPHEIEAGYILTCQSHPTSDEVEVDFDKR from the coding sequence ATGTCAGATACCCGTTTCTACCCTTTAACAATAAGCGCTGTAACACCCGAAACCGAAACCGCTATATGCATTAGTTTTAATGTGCCAGCTGAACTTAAAGAAACCTTTGCATTCACTCAGGGGCAGTTTTTAACCCTCAGTGCTATTATCGATGGTAAAGAAGTACGTAGAGCTTATTCAATATGTTCTGGAGTCGATGATGGTGCTTTAAAGGTCGGTATCAAGCGTGTTGATGGCGGTGTCTTTTCTAACTATGCTAACGATAATTTTAAACCGGGTACTCAAGTAAACGTACTGCCGCCACAGGGATCATTTTTTACCCAGCTAAATAGTGATAATCAAAAACGCTATATGTGCTTAGCGGTTGGAAGTGGCATAACCCCAATTTTGTCGATCACTAAATCTATTCTATCTAGGGAGCCGAAAAGCTTTGTAACTCTATTGTACGGAAATCGTCAAACTTCACAGATGATGTTCAAAGAAGAGTTAAGTTTCCTTAAGAATCACTATCTCGAACGCTTACAGTTGATACACATTATGAGCATGGAAGACCAAGGCACTGATTTACTTGCGGGCCGCATCGATAATAAGAAGGGCTATAAGCTACAAAAGTCAGGATTAATTAATATTAAAAATACTGACGATGTATTTATTTGTGGGCCAGAGTCGATGATGTCAGAGGTCTCACATGGCTTCAGACAAGAGGGCTTATCAGACGATAGTATTCATTACGAGCTCTTTGGAAGTTCTGCTGATGATGCCCAAGAAGCATTGAAAAAAGCGAAAGCTCGTCGAGAAAAATTCGGTGATGATAAAGCCAGTAAAATAAGTCTTCGTGCCGATGGACGGATGATTACATTTCCATTATCGACGGTCGGTGAAAATATTTTAGATGCCGGTATGCGTAATGGTATAGAGCTACCGTATTCCTGTAAAGCAGGTGTGTGTTCGACATGTAAAGCTAAATTGGTAAAAGGCACCGTAGATATGGATATTAGTCACGGTTTAGAACCTCACGAGATTGAAGCTGGATATATTCTCACTTGTCAGTCACACCCAACGTCAGATGAGGTTGAGGTGGATTTTGATAAGAGATAA
- the paaX gene encoding phenylacetic acid degradation operon negative regulatory protein PaaX — protein sequence MKVLTQSSLKEELVAKLHRHNVSCTSMIVTLFGDVVSQHGEWIWLGSIIDALGHVGFTERSVRTSAFRLVQNDWLITKKIGRKSYYRLTEHGRSHYARAERRIYHRHQANWDTQWILVLNVSIPEDKIEDFRKSIRWLGFNILSPGLFAHPSPDRRSLDEMLIENKLMADVVVFKAQSDDVYSKKNLKRLITEKWEIDVLEQMYQSFLDSFRDFSMQLDLTELTDEECFAYRLAILHEFRRVQLKDPDLPSELLPIGWVGFESQDLLQRVYRHLIPGSLSFIEKQLFNAHGEMPSPSSNFYQRFKALSN from the coding sequence ATGAAAGTTTTAACACAATCGTCTTTGAAAGAAGAACTCGTTGCTAAACTGCATCGACATAATGTCAGTTGCACGTCTATGATCGTAACTTTGTTTGGTGATGTTGTATCGCAACATGGAGAGTGGATTTGGTTAGGAAGTATTATCGATGCGCTTGGACACGTTGGTTTTACTGAACGTTCGGTGAGAACATCTGCTTTTAGACTGGTTCAAAATGATTGGTTAATTACAAAGAAAATTGGCCGGAAAAGCTATTATCGTTTAACTGAGCATGGTCGTAGCCATTATGCCAGAGCAGAACGACGAATATATCATCGTCATCAAGCTAATTGGGACACCCAATGGATTTTGGTGTTAAATGTTTCTATTCCAGAAGATAAAATTGAAGACTTTAGAAAAAGTATCCGTTGGTTAGGCTTTAATATTTTGTCTCCTGGACTATTTGCTCATCCGTCTCCTGACCGCCGTTCGTTAGATGAAATGTTGATAGAAAATAAACTCATGGCTGATGTTGTGGTTTTTAAAGCGCAATCAGATGATGTTTACTCTAAGAAAAATCTAAAAAGGTTAATCACAGAAAAGTGGGAAATCGACGTGCTTGAGCAAATGTATCAGAGTTTTTTAGACAGCTTCAGAGATTTTTCTATGCAATTAGATCTAACTGAGTTAACTGACGAAGAGTGCTTTGCTTATAGATTGGCCATACTTCATGAATTTAGACGAGTACAATTAAAGGATCCTGATTTACCATCTGAACTTCTTCCTATCGGTTGGGTTGGGTTTGAATCTCAGGATCTACTGCAAAGAGTATATCGACATTTGATACCAGGCTCTTTGTCATTTATTGAAAAACAATTATTTAATGCGCATGGTGAGATGCCCTCACCATCATCTAACTTTTACCAGCGCTTTAAAGCGCTTAGTAATTAA
- a CDS encoding EthD family reductase encodes MLRVAVMYPNTIDADFDFDYFQYDHLPLVKKAYQAHGLVNLEFDIAVSTTGDNKAPYLAIAYLSFKDMAAFMAAMKAEGKMVNADVKNYTSIKPTIQISKSATC; translated from the coding sequence ATGCTTCGTGTAGCTGTGATGTATCCCAATACAATTGACGCTGATTTTGATTTTGATTATTTCCAATATGATCATTTGCCACTGGTGAAAAAGGCTTATCAAGCACACGGATTAGTTAACCTTGAATTCGATATTGCTGTTTCTACCACAGGAGATAACAAAGCACCTTATCTCGCAATAGCTTATTTATCTTTTAAAGATATGGCAGCTTTTATGGCCGCGATGAAAGCTGAGGGGAAAATGGTCAATGCAGATGTCAAAAACTACACCAGTATTAAGCCTACTATTCAAATCAGTAAATCTGCCACCTGCTAA
- a CDS encoding 3-hydroxyacyl-CoA dehydrogenase NAD-binding domain-containing protein, with translation MSNIVSVVSQNEVAVITINNPPVNALSAEVRSGLLDALTQAQADKSIFAIVIQCEGRTFIAGADIKEFGQTPKLPHLPDVVLAIANSSVPIIAALHGSVLGGGFEIALACQYRVGLKGTTLGLPEVNLGLIPGAGGTQLLPRVLGLSKAMNMIITGKSIKLPDTADNALVHAVTDSDVLACALEFSHTFVKSIGGQKLNNKIVEQDDAEDIKQHALKNLVSKRKGQTAPLKALEAIMYTTQYSLEEGMKKSRKLFLECRDSPQSAAMRYAFFAEKKAQKPKLPSISAPLKNIEKVTVIGAGTMGAGIAMCLLASGISVYLLEINAENLERGMSYIKKTLASSVRKGRISEQQVADQLAHLTATTEYSTIADSHLVIEAAFESMVVKQDIFAKLEATVSTECILASNTSYLDIDEIASVVTHKSRVIGLHFFSPAHIMKLLEIVKTKHTDTNVISSCMAFAKTIKKQAALVGMCYGFVGNRMYASYGREANFLLLEGCSPEQIDKALVDFGMAMGPLAVNDMSGIDIGYKARKENPNLSVDPAYFLAANLLVDSGRLGQKTGSGFYAYDEKLNRTSDPIVMDIFKNAAQKLNIVPQSYTSEEISERLVLALINEGANILQESIAENAEVIDTIWLNGYGFPRYYGGPMFYAQQLGWKYVKEKLLALHQQTGKDWWKPSTYIDSLL, from the coding sequence ATGTCTAATATCGTATCAGTTGTATCGCAAAATGAAGTTGCCGTTATTACCATTAATAATCCTCCTGTAAATGCTTTGTCTGCAGAAGTTCGCTCCGGGTTGCTAGATGCGTTAACTCAAGCGCAAGCCGATAAAAGTATTTTTGCAATCGTGATTCAGTGCGAAGGTCGCACGTTTATTGCAGGTGCAGACATTAAAGAATTTGGCCAAACACCCAAATTGCCACATTTACCCGATGTTGTTTTAGCCATTGCTAACTCTAGCGTTCCAATTATTGCTGCTCTGCATGGCTCTGTGCTTGGTGGCGGATTTGAAATTGCACTTGCTTGCCAATACCGTGTGGGTTTAAAAGGGACTACGTTGGGGCTGCCTGAGGTTAATCTTGGTCTTATTCCTGGCGCTGGCGGCACTCAATTGCTTCCTCGAGTGCTTGGTTTATCAAAAGCGATGAATATGATCATAACGGGTAAGTCTATTAAGCTTCCAGATACTGCCGATAATGCTTTAGTTCATGCAGTGACAGATAGTGATGTATTAGCATGTGCGCTTGAATTTTCTCACACATTTGTAAAGTCTATCGGTGGACAAAAGCTTAACAATAAAATTGTTGAGCAAGATGATGCAGAAGATATAAAACAGCATGCGTTGAAAAACTTAGTGAGCAAACGTAAAGGCCAAACAGCACCATTAAAAGCACTTGAAGCTATCATGTATACTACCCAATACTCTCTTGAAGAAGGTATGAAAAAATCAAGAAAGTTATTTTTAGAGTGCCGAGATTCGCCACAATCTGCAGCAATGCGCTATGCTTTTTTTGCAGAAAAGAAAGCACAAAAACCCAAGCTACCATCTATTTCAGCGCCATTAAAAAATATAGAAAAAGTTACCGTTATTGGGGCTGGAACTATGGGCGCAGGTATCGCCATGTGTCTATTAGCATCAGGGATAAGTGTTTATTTATTAGAAATTAATGCTGAAAATTTAGAACGTGGTATGTCTTATATTAAAAAGACCCTTGCCTCTTCGGTTAGAAAAGGCAGAATAAGTGAACAGCAAGTCGCCGATCAATTGGCTCATTTAACTGCTACAACTGAGTATTCAACCATCGCAGATTCACACTTAGTGATAGAAGCTGCGTTTGAAAGTATGGTGGTTAAACAAGATATTTTTGCTAAATTAGAAGCAACAGTTTCAACAGAATGTATTTTAGCAAGTAATACCTCTTACCTCGATATTGATGAAATTGCTTCTGTTGTGACGCATAAATCCCGAGTTATTGGGCTTCATTTTTTTAGTCCTGCTCACATCATGAAGTTACTTGAAATTGTAAAAACCAAACATACCGATACCAATGTTATTTCGAGTTGTATGGCGTTTGCCAAAACTATCAAAAAGCAAGCCGCATTGGTGGGCATGTGTTACGGATTTGTTGGTAATCGTATGTATGCAAGCTACGGTAGAGAAGCAAACTTCTTATTATTAGAGGGTTGCTCTCCAGAGCAGATAGACAAAGCATTAGTTGATTTTGGAATGGCCATGGGCCCACTTGCAGTAAATGATATGTCTGGTATCGATATTGGTTACAAAGCACGAAAAGAGAACCCAAATTTAAGTGTTGATCCTGCTTATTTTTTGGCAGCTAATCTCTTGGTAGATTCAGGTCGTTTAGGACAAAAAACAGGCTCTGGATTTTACGCTTATGATGAAAAATTAAATCGTACATCAGATCCTATTGTGATGGATATTTTTAAGAACGCCGCACAAAAATTAAATATTGTTCCTCAAAGTTATACCAGTGAAGAAATCAGTGAACGTCTGGTATTAGCATTAATTAATGAGGGCGCAAATATCTTACAAGAAAGTATCGCAGAGAACGCTGAAGTAATAGATACCATATGGCTAAATGGTTATGGTTTTCCAAGATATTATGGTGGACCGATGTTTTACGCTCAGCAATTAGGTTGGAAGTATGTGAAAGAAAAATTGCTAGCATTACACCAGCAAACAGGTAAAGATTGGTGGAAACCGTCGACTTATATTGATTCTTTGCTTTAG
- a CDS encoding pyridoxal phosphate-dependent aminotransferase gives MNDLAMHTSRRKFIQQLGLGAAWVGLAANSQFAFANSHPILPFRQNAANLMLHFNENSFGMSPKALLAAKHAIELYGNRYADQSFEEFKVKLAAHHKVDPQQLIFGNGSTEVLQAIATYSAQQSASMIEPIPTFGDLKRYCEAENLNIIQVPVGQDFEMNIAAMKKQANAQTGPVLINICNPNNPTGNIVDFSVLFEWINNAPDTHLFLLDEAYFDYAQTNPRYKSGLELIKQGRDNVVISRTFSKVHGMAGMRIGYGIATKKTASKIKPFASGFNLNAAGLAAASAALDDKEFYQKSINNNQISKTLLIDTLNKLELAHIPSDTNFVLHRIGQPLADYQSNMRRNNILVGRKMTNDDRWNRISLGTPDEMKIFTETLLAFRQKGWV, from the coding sequence ATGAACGACTTAGCCATGCATACTTCGAGAAGAAAATTCATTCAACAATTGGGTTTAGGCGCTGCCTGGGTAGGCTTGGCAGCCAATTCTCAGTTCGCCTTTGCTAACAGCCATCCTATATTACCTTTTCGTCAAAACGCCGCTAATCTTATGCTACATTTTAATGAAAATTCATTTGGCATGTCTCCTAAAGCATTATTAGCGGCTAAGCACGCTATCGAATTATATGGCAATCGTTATGCCGACCAATCCTTTGAAGAATTTAAAGTTAAACTAGCAGCGCATCATAAAGTTGATCCACAGCAGTTGATTTTTGGTAATGGGTCCACCGAAGTATTGCAAGCTATTGCTACCTATTCTGCACAACAAAGCGCCAGTATGATTGAGCCTATACCTACATTCGGCGACCTCAAAAGATATTGCGAAGCTGAAAACTTGAATATAATACAAGTGCCTGTGGGGCAAGACTTTGAAATGAATATTGCCGCGATGAAAAAACAGGCAAACGCGCAAACTGGTCCCGTATTGATCAATATTTGCAACCCTAACAATCCGACCGGGAACATTGTCGATTTCAGCGTATTATTTGAATGGATAAACAACGCGCCTGATACCCACTTATTTTTGCTCGATGAAGCCTATTTTGATTATGCGCAAACCAATCCTCGCTATAAAAGCGGTTTAGAGTTGATTAAGCAAGGTCGCGATAATGTGGTGATTAGTCGAACGTTTTCTAAAGTTCATGGCATGGCAGGAATGCGCATAGGTTATGGTATTGCGACTAAAAAAACAGCCAGTAAAATAAAGCCTTTTGCTTCTGGCTTTAACTTAAATGCTGCTGGTTTAGCGGCCGCCTCGGCTGCGCTAGACGACAAAGAGTTTTATCAAAAGAGCATTAATAACAATCAGATATCTAAAACGCTGCTTATCGACACTTTAAATAAATTAGAATTAGCCCATATACCAAGCGACACCAATTTTGTGTTACATAGAATAGGTCAGCCCTTAGCCGACTACCAATCTAATATGCGACGAAATAACATTCTTGTCGGCAGAAAGATGACGAATGATGATCGTTGGAACCGCATATCTTTAGGTACGCCAGATGAAATGAAAATATTCACAGAAACCTTATTGGCATTTAGACAAAAAGGTTGGGTGTAG
- a CDS encoding ACT domain-containing protein — MSGEKNINTLLASMEPKLLDGEYVFCTFKDAKYGDHAELFPLAAYLEFEGLTLLIKQDIADKEGLAYEAIFKGITLTIHSSLEAVGLTAAIATKLTEKGISANVIAAFYHDHIFVQADKSTLAMQALAEFNR, encoded by the coding sequence ATGTCAGGCGAAAAAAATATTAATACACTACTAGCATCAATGGAACCTAAGCTGCTTGATGGTGAATATGTTTTTTGTACATTTAAAGATGCAAAGTATGGTGATCATGCTGAGCTATTTCCTTTAGCGGCTTACCTTGAGTTTGAAGGGTTAACGCTATTAATAAAGCAAGATATTGCTGATAAAGAGGGTTTAGCCTATGAAGCAATATTCAAAGGCATAACTTTAACAATACATTCAAGCCTTGAAGCTGTTGGCTTAACAGCTGCAATTGCCACAAAGCTAACTGAAAAAGGTATAAGTGCTAATGTCATTGCCGCTTTTTATCATGATCATATTTTTGTTCAAGCAGATAAGTCAACACTCGCCATGCAAGCTTTAGCAGAATTTAACAGGTAA
- a CDS encoding CBU_0592 family membrane protein has product MNAIGALLVLISFYFHFNLSAFIIEFFGWLSAFMAYVMSAE; this is encoded by the coding sequence ATTAACGCCATAGGCGCACTACTCGTTTTAATATCATTCTATTTTCACTTTAACTTATCAGCTTTTATCATCGAGTTTTTTGGTTGGTTATCGGCCTTTATGGCATATGTAATGTCAGCAGAGTAG
- a CDS encoding acyl-CoA dehydrogenase family protein — MSVHYKIDITGISDDFLTPEATRLIESAEKLVPNLLERAHATDAAGKVPDETIKEMIEAGLFRVLQPKRWGGYELDPRVFYIIQMTLAQGCMSTAWIYGVIGVHNWQIGLFDEKAQVEVLAENPEILIASTYMPVGKAEKVDGGYNFTGRWGFSSGVEHCEWIFLGGLVPKTPGSKELEHRTFLLPKSDYTVVKNWDVHGLRGTGSHDIVVEGAFVPDYRTHQTNDYSDEACKGRAINDNWLYRIPFVQIFQRAVSTAGIGALDGAITEFRKRSAEHVGKHGGKTAEDVNAQMAVTEAMMTSDHLKLVLFRNFAEVVKHTKNGEMMPVNDRLLQRAQSAAVPKQVAERINEILRACAGAGLYRSNPIERAFRDIHQSRGHIANNTDAYIRAHGTVMLGLPNTDPFV; from the coding sequence ATGAGTGTTCACTATAAAATTGATATTACAGGTATATCTGATGACTTTCTTACACCAGAAGCCACTCGTTTAATTGAATCGGCAGAGAAGTTGGTTCCTAATTTGCTAGAGCGAGCCCATGCTACAGATGCTGCAGGTAAAGTACCTGATGAAACCATAAAAGAGATGATCGAAGCTGGCTTATTTAGGGTCTTACAACCTAAGCGTTGGGGTGGCTATGAGCTTGACCCACGAGTTTTTTATATTATACAAATGACGTTAGCACAAGGCTGTATGTCTACGGCTTGGATCTATGGTGTTATTGGTGTTCATAACTGGCAAATAGGCCTTTTCGATGAAAAAGCACAAGTTGAAGTGCTGGCTGAAAACCCTGAAATATTGATTGCCTCTACATATATGCCAGTGGGTAAAGCGGAAAAAGTTGACGGCGGATATAATTTCACTGGTCGATGGGGTTTTTCAAGCGGTGTTGAACACTGTGAATGGATTTTCTTAGGCGGATTAGTACCAAAAACACCGGGTAGTAAAGAGCTTGAACATAGAACGTTCTTATTGCCTAAATCTGATTATACCGTTGTTAAAAATTGGGATGTTCATGGTCTTCGTGGCACTGGTAGTCACGATATTGTCGTTGAAGGGGCATTTGTTCCTGATTATCGTACACACCAAACCAATGATTACAGTGATGAAGCCTGTAAAGGCCGTGCTATCAATGATAACTGGTTATATCGAATTCCATTTGTACAAATCTTTCAACGCGCAGTTTCTACCGCAGGTATTGGTGCGCTTGATGGGGCAATTACAGAGTTTCGTAAACGTTCTGCTGAGCATGTTGGTAAACATGGTGGTAAAACAGCAGAAGATGTCAATGCTCAAATGGCGGTCACTGAAGCTATGATGACCAGTGACCATTTAAAGCTGGTATTGTTTAGAAATTTTGCTGAAGTGGTTAAACATACCAAGAATGGCGAAATGATGCCGGTTAATGATCGCTTGTTACAACGTGCACAGTCAGCTGCTGTGCCTAAGCAGGTTGCTGAGAGAATTAACGAAATTCTACGAGCTTGTGCAGGCGCTGGTTTATATCGAAGTAACCCTATTGAAAGAGCCTTTCGTGATATCCATCAATCACGAGGTCATATAGCGAATAATACTGATGCTTACATTCGTGCACACGGTACCGTCATGTTAGGTTTACCAAACACAGATCCTTTTGTTTAA
- a CDS encoding ferredoxin--NADP reductase gives MSRYHNLTVAEVIQETADANSILFDIPATLTEQFTYQPGQFITLKLPYEGETIMRCYSMSSTPSQDDGLRVTVKRVDGGRGSNWICDNLIAGSELEVMRPAGLFVPKDLAEDHLLCAGGSGVTPVMSILRHVLVNGTGKVRVIYANRDEASVIFKQTFKALSAEYPDRLEVIHLLDSLQGIPALSLLTSLADGMQQGRAFICGPGPFMDAMEIAVKAAKFPSSRIHIERFSSTVPKAVSAPAETSSPKKASQKENVESTIDDSEMPAATVQLELDGEHYVIPCEPGQTVLDAAENIGIELPYSCREGMCASCMCEIVEGKVKLNNNDVLDEKDLANNFILSCQAIPLTSEVKIKYT, from the coding sequence ATGTCTCGTTACCATAATTTAACCGTTGCTGAAGTCATACAAGAAACCGCAGATGCGAATTCTATATTGTTTGATATTCCAGCAACGTTAACCGAGCAATTTACATATCAGCCAGGGCAATTTATAACCCTTAAGCTCCCTTATGAAGGTGAGACTATAATGCGCTGTTACTCAATGTCTAGCACTCCGAGCCAGGATGATGGTTTGCGTGTTACGGTCAAGCGAGTTGATGGTGGGCGCGGTTCTAACTGGATTTGCGATAATTTAATTGCAGGTAGCGAGCTTGAAGTCATGCGACCTGCTGGACTTTTTGTACCAAAAGATTTAGCTGAAGATCATCTGCTCTGTGCCGGTGGTAGTGGTGTTACACCCGTAATGTCAATTTTGCGTCATGTATTGGTGAATGGCACAGGTAAAGTGCGGGTAATCTACGCGAATCGTGATGAAGCGTCGGTAATATTTAAGCAAACATTTAAAGCATTATCAGCAGAATATCCTGATCGCCTTGAAGTGATTCACCTTTTAGATTCATTACAAGGCATTCCGGCACTTTCACTGTTAACTTCCTTAGCTGATGGTATGCAACAAGGTCGTGCCTTTATCTGTGGTCCTGGCCCCTTTATGGACGCGATGGAAATAGCAGTGAAAGCGGCTAAATTTCCAAGTAGTCGTATTCATATTGAGCGTTTCTCTAGTACCGTGCCAAAAGCTGTTTCAGCACCTGCAGAGACTAGTTCACCAAAAAAAGCGAGTCAAAAAGAGAACGTTGAATCAACGATTGATGATTCAGAAATGCCTGCAGCTACCGTGCAGCTTGAGCTTGATGGTGAGCATTATGTTATTCCATGTGAGCCAGGGCAAACCGTACTTGATGCGGCTGAAAACATTGGTATTGAATTACCATATTCCTGCCGTGAAGGGATGTGCGCATCATGTATGTGCGAGATTGTTGAAGGTAAAGTCAAACTCAACAATAACGATGTACTTGATGAAAAAGACTTGGCGAATAACTTCATATTAAGCTGCCAAGCTATACCACTCACCTCTGAGGTGAAGATCAAATATACCTAA
- a CDS encoding SDR family NAD(P)-dependent oxidoreductase, with protein sequence MQSRFQDKVAFITGGGSGIGAATAQRLAEEGAKVIICGRRLAPLDEVVAGIREQGGKAQAMQVDVSDEQAFVNALEQTAKEHGGLDILVNNAMAFSYGSIDTMTTEDWHSNFATSVDGTFWGTRTAMKLMKAKGGSIVNISSICGDLGTPMMSGYSASKAAVVNFSRAAAAEGAADNIRVNVVVPAVVETPATAGMLSDDAMLKNTNRLIPMGRVGRSDELASAIAFLASDDASYITGASLPVDGGRAAVLITALD encoded by the coding sequence ATGCAATCACGTTTTCAAGATAAAGTTGCTTTTATTACTGGCGGCGGCAGTGGCATAGGCGCAGCAACCGCTCAGCGTTTAGCTGAAGAAGGTGCCAAGGTTATTATTTGTGGTCGTCGTTTAGCGCCATTAGATGAAGTTGTTGCTGGCATTCGCGAGCAGGGCGGTAAGGCTCAGGCTATGCAGGTTGATGTTAGTGACGAACAAGCTTTTGTCAATGCGCTTGAGCAAACAGCCAAGGAGCATGGCGGCTTAGACATTTTGGTCAATAATGCGATGGCGTTTTCATACGGCTCAATAGATACTATGACCACTGAAGATTGGCACAGTAACTTCGCAACGTCGGTAGATGGAACTTTTTGGGGGACACGAACGGCCATGAAACTGATGAAAGCAAAAGGTGGCTCTATTGTGAATATTTCCTCTATTTGTGGTGATTTAGGCACGCCGATGATGTCGGGTTATAGCGCCTCTAAAGCTGCAGTAGTTAATTTTTCACGCGCGGCAGCTGCTGAAGGCGCAGCAGATAATATTCGAGTTAATGTTGTTGTTCCCGCGGTTGTAGAAACACCTGCTACCGCAGGCATGCTGAGTGATGATGCTATGCTGAAAAATACCAACAGACTTATTCCGATGGGCAGAGTTGGGCGCAGTGATGAACTTGCCAGTGCTATCGCATTTTTAGCCAGCGATGATGCGTCATATATTACAGGTGCTAGTTTACCGGTTGATGGTGGCCGTGCGGCTGTGCTTATTACGGCTTTGGATTAA